The following coding sequences are from one Capsicum annuum cultivar UCD-10X-F1 chromosome 3, UCD10Xv1.1, whole genome shotgun sequence window:
- the LOC107864164 gene encoding F-box/kelch-repeat protein At3g23880-like, which yields MESVNETDSGLRVSDDCSFVYGFGYDEYNDDYKVVCVRHRFLILEDHVVVKIYSLKSNSCSSMDDIPDVVRLIKPCKFVNGKLHWTGVLSWANNIYGGFHKDWNIVSIDLADEKWGEVEQPRYGEEDFSLNLEVLGSDLSVLSNCMKNYTESHTEVWVMREYGVKESWTKMYTIKNRGDNPKDESIRYPKVTNFGSCDAVNIYVESLVCAPLFGTNKAQSKNKGS from the exons ATGGAATCTGTCAATGAAACTGATTCTGGACTTAGAGTTAGTGATGATTGTAGCTTCGTATATGGTTTTGGATATGATGAGTACAATGATGATTATAAGGTAGTTTGTGTGCGGCACAGATTTCTCATTCTGGAGGATCATGTTGTGGTCAAAATATATAGTCTAAAGAGCAATTCTTGTAGTAGTATGGATGATATTCCGGATGTGGTGCGATTGATTAAACCATGTAAATTTGTAAATGGGAAGCTTCATTGGACTGGGGTGCTTAGTTGGGCTAATAATATTTATGGTGGTTTTCATAAGGACTGGAACATCGTTTCTATTGATTTGGCTGATGAGAAATGGGGAGAGGTGGAACAGCCTCGCTATGGAGAAGAAGACTTTTCTTTGAATCTTGAAGTGTTGGGAAGTGATCTTTCTGTGTTAAGTAACTGCATGAAAAACTATACAGAAAGTCATACAGAAGTGTGGGTTATGAGAGAGTATGGAGTTAAAGAGTCTTGGACAAAAATGTATACAATCAAAAATCGCGGTGAT AATCCAAAGGATGAATCTATCAGATATCCAAAGGTTACCAACTTTGGTTCCTGCGATGCAGTGAACATCTACGTTGAAAGCCTAGTTTGTGCCCCTCTTTTTGGAACGAACAAAGCACAAAGCAAGAATAAAGGCAGCTGA